A DNA window from Setaria viridis chromosome 2, Setaria_viridis_v4.0, whole genome shotgun sequence contains the following coding sequences:
- the LOC117843966 gene encoding mavicyanin, with protein MASRLVLLVAAAAVAAAACLPAPASATEWMVGDNGGWRAKFNTTGWADGKTFTVGDALMFMYPQGKHTVVQVGNKDDFVACNLMANAIATWNSGNDVVTLDKPGKMWFFCSVPGHCANGMKLVIDVEDGALVPAPAPAPGWF; from the exons ATGGCGTCCAGGCTAGTGTTGCTCGTGGCCGCCgcggctgtcgccgccgccgcctgcctcccggcgccggcctccgccacGGAATGGATGGTAGGGGACAACGGCGGCTGGAGGGCCAAGTTCAACACGACCGGCTGGGCCGACGGCAAGACGTTCACGGTCGGCGACGCCCTCA TGTTCATGTACCCCCAGGGGAAGCACACGGTGGTCCAGGTCGGCAACAAGGACGACTTCGTGGCGTGCAACCTGATGGCCAACGCGATCGCGACGTGGAACTCCGGCAACGACGTCGTCACCCTCGACAAGCCCGGGAAGATGTGGTTCTTCTGCAGCGTTCCCGGCCACTGCGCCAACGGCATGAAGCTCGTCATCGACGTCGAGGACGGCGCACTGgtgccagcgccggcgccggcgccggggtggTTCTAG
- the LOC117844723 gene encoding ubiquitin-like domain-containing protein CIP73 isoform X1, translating into MESTSDVQMQHCAEDSETTIEIKIKTLDSQTYNLRVNKCVPVPLLKEKIATVTGILSEQQRLICRGRVLKDDELLSAYHVEDGHTLHLVVRQPGQSAPSGSAGTEANASNSGRRRGPTVARSVVLEAVNVDPGSSELPAFVAQILQSVLGSISAQSSGAPASSDTRPSEPTQSSIPNTVIPDALTTMSQYIDFMRDSFRREGFNHNGQAEGNVENRTAGSTSVGGTQNQETQPESTSTLGLHTASLLAETMHSTRQIVVEQAGALLSQLSAQLGDLQNVTDPATRRDLQSSAFRSGSLLQNLGSLLLELGRTTMLLRINPASSEAVVNSGPALYISPSGPNPLMVQPVPFFPGRSVQMGTLFSGLGSQGSVLHPRDVDIHVRTGGSVPVASTNPSETAGAQANRTGEVSHANIGEASAGVAGGTPFSVESGVRLLPLRTVVAMPAGISRAPSGSSSGGVGIIYPLITRVRQRANTIGNDERNGQSPNEPARSSTHPNQQSIPQSSQAHEAGNLESVADVNVGNGSETSPGQQNGLVTLSQIMDLLGSMLPGENVRGNSSSQQAPTSSAEQVDGRNSATTQVSGASEEALHFASMVRQIMPFISQVETQNQSAPPDTSSTHAQAASGSANRARDDPRDSTSSHQHNRDQIDEPNSKRQRFSD; encoded by the exons ATGGAGAGTACTTCAGATGTGCAAATGCAACATTGTGCTGAAGATTCAGAGACTACAATTGAGATCAAAATCAAGACCTTGGATTCTCAGACATACAATTTGCGTGTGAATAAATGT GTGCCGGTTCCTCTGTTGAAAGAAAAAATTGCTACTGTAACAGGAATATTGTCTGAACAACAACGCTTGATTTGCCGTGGGAGAGTCCTAAAGGATGATGAACTCTTGTCTGCTTATC ATGTTGAAGATGGTCATACATTGCATCTTGTTGTTAGACAACCAGGCCAGTCAGCTCCATCAGGAAGTGCAGGAACTGAAG CTAATGCATCAAATTCTGGTCGTCGTCGTGGTCCCACAGTGGCAAGAAGTGTTGTACTTGAGGCTGTTAATGTGGATCCCGGGAGCAGTGAACTCCCAGCTTTTGTTGCCCAG ATTCTCCAAAGCGTGCTTGGATCAATAAGCGCACAATCTTCG GGTGCTCCGGCATCTTCTGACACCAGACCTTCAGAACCTACACAATCTTCCATCCCAAATACT GTAATCCCTGATGCCTTGACAACTATGTCTCAGTACATTGACTTTATGAGGGACTCATTTAGGAGGGAAGGCTTTAATCATAATG GACAAGCAGAGGGTAATGTGGAAAACAGAACTGCAGGAAGTACTAGTGTTGGTGGTACACAAAATCAGGAAACCCAGCCTGAATCAACTTCTACACTTGGGCTTCATACTGCATCTTTGCTAGCTGAAACTATGCACTCTACTAGGCAAATTGTTGTTGAACAGGCCGGTGCATTGCTATCT CAACTCTCAGCTCAATTGGGAGATCTTCAGAACGTAACTGATCCTGCAACACGAAGGGACCTTCAAAGCAGTGCATTTCGCTCAGGATCTCTCCTTCAGAACCTTGGTTCTTTGCTTCTGGAACTTGGCCGCACCACAATGCTGCTGCGTATTAATCCTGCATCT TCAGAAGCGGTTGTAAACTCTGGACCAGCTCTTTATATATCTCCATCAGGGCCTAATCCTCTTATGGTTCAA CCTGTTCCATTTTTTCCAGGAAGGTCTGTCCAAATGGGTACATTATTTTCTGGTCTTGGTTCGCAAGGGTCTGTTTTACATCCAAGAGATGTTGATATCCATGTCCGTACAG GTGGGTCTGTGCCTGTAGCCAGTACTAACCCAAGTGAGACGGCTGGTGCACAAGCGAATAGGACAGGAGAGGTTTCGCATGCAAATATTGGTGAAGCATCTGCAGGGGTTGCAGGTGGCACTCCTTTTTCTGTTGAGTCTGGAGTTAGACTATTGCCACTTAGAACAGTGGTTGCCATGCCTGCTGGTATCAGTCGTGCTCCATCAGGGTCTTCTAGTGGAGGTGTTGGTATTATCTATCCACTGATCACCAGAGTTCGACAAAGAGCAAACACTATTGGTAACGATGAACGAAATGGTCAATCTCCAAATGAACCTGCTCGTAGTAGCACCCATCCTAATCAACAATCAATTCCTCAGTCATCTCAAGCTCATGAAGCAG GTAATCTGGAATCTGTAGCTGATGTCAATGTGGGAAATGGCTCTGAGACCTCACCTGGGCAGCAGAATGGCCTGGTCACTCTCTCTCAGATAATGGACCTTCTTGGATCAATGCTCCCTGGAGAAAATGTTAGAGGAAATAGCTCGAGTCAGCAAGCACCAACGTCTTCTGCTGAGCAGGTAGATGGTAGAAATAGTGCAACAACACAAGTGTCAGGAGCCAGTGAGGAGGCGCTACACTTTGCTAGCATGGTCAGACAAATTATGCCATTTATCTCCCAAGTTGAAACACAGAATCAAAGTGCTCCACCAGACACTAGCAGCACACATGCACAG GCTGCATCTGGGAGTGCAAACAGAGCAAGGGATGACCCAAGAGATTCTACGAGTTCCCATCAACATAACCGCGACCAAATTGATGAGCCTAATTCTAAAAGACAAAG ATTCAGCGACTGA
- the LOC117845500 gene encoding eukaryotic translation initiation factor 3 subunit I produces MRPILMKGHERPLTFLRYNRDGDLLFSCAKDHTPTVWYADNGDRLGTYRGHNGAVWSCDVSRDSARLITGSADQTAKLWDVSTGRELFSFRFDAPARSVEFAIGDALAVITTDNFMDHVPTVQVKHIAEDLDDQTDESALVITGIKGRINRAVWGPLNRTIITAGEDATIRIWDTETGKLLKESDKESGHQKTISSLSKSADWSHFITGSLDKSAKLWDSRTLTLIKTYVTERPVNAVDISPTHDTVVLGGGQDAMNVTMTDRRAGKFEAKFYHKILQEEIGGVKGHFGPINALAFNPDGRSFSSGGEDGYVRLHHFDSDYFNIKM; encoded by the exons ATGAGGCCGATCCTGATGAAGGGGCACGAGCGCCCGCTCACGTTCCTGCGCTACAACCGCGACGGCGACCTCCTCTTCTCCTGCGCCAAGGACCACACCCCGACGGTCTGGTACGCCGACAACGGCGACCGCCTGGGGACCTACCGCGGCCACAACGGCGCCGTCTGGTCCTGCGACGTCTCCCGCGACTCGGCGCGCCTCATCACGGGCTCCGCCGACCAGACCGCCAAGCTCTGGGACGTCAGCACGGGGCGGGAGCTCTTCAGCTTCCGCTTCGACGCTCCTGCGAGGTCCGTTGAGTTCGCCATCGGGGACGCGCTCGCCGTCATCACCACCGACAACTTCATGGACCACGTCCCCACCGTCCAGGTCAAGCACATCGCCGAGGACCTCGACGACC AGACTGATGAATCCGCGCTCGTGATCACCGGCATCAAGGGGAGGATCAACAGGGCGGTTTGGGGCCCGCTCAACAGGACCATCATCACTGCCGGCGAGGACGCCACCATTCGCATCTGGGACACGGAG ACTGGAAAGCTGCTGAAAGAGTCAGACAAGGAATCTGGACATCAAAAGACAATCTCATCACTGTCAAAATCTGCAGATTGGTCTCATTTTATTACAGGCTCCTTGGATAAATCTGCTAAG CTATGGGATTCAAGAACGCTGACCCTGATCAAGACCTATGTCACGGAGCGGCCTGTTAATGCTGTTGACATCTCTCCAACTCATGATACT gtTGTTCTAGGAGGTGGTCAGGACGCAATGAATGTGACTATGACAGATCGCCGTGCTGGTAAATTTGAGGCTAAATTCTATCACAAG ATTTTGCAAGAGGAAATTGGTGGTGTTAAAGGACATTTTGGACCAATTAATGCTTTGGCATTTAATCCTGATGGGCGgag CTTTTCGAGTGGTGGTGAAGATGGATATGTAAGGCTGCACCATTTTGATTCCGACTACTTCAACATCAAGATGTAG
- the LOC117844723 gene encoding ubiquitin-like domain-containing protein CIP73 isoform X2, protein MESTSDVQMQHCAEDSETTIEIKIKTLDSQTYNLRVNKCVPVPLLKEKIATVTGILSEQQRLICRGRVLKDDELLSAYHVEDGHTLHLVVRQPGQSAPSGSAGTEANASNSGRRRGPTVARSVVLEAVNVDPGSSELPAFVAQILQSVLGSISAQSSGAPASSDTRPSEPTQSSIPNTVRVELDQQQTPLLFQSEPAHGSSQPNVIPDALTTMSQYIDFMRDSFRREGFNHNGQAEGNVENRTAGSTSVGGTQNQETQPESTSTLGLHTASLLAETMHSTRQIVVEQAGALLSQLSAQLGDLQNVTDPATRRDLQSSAFRSGSLLQNLGSLLLELGRTTMLLRINPASSEAVVNSGPALYISPSGPNPLMVQPVPFFPGRSVQMGTLFSGLGSQGSVLHPRDVDIHVRTGGSVPVASTNPSETAGAQANRTGEVSHANIGEASAGVAGGTPFSVESGVRLLPLRTVVAMPAGISRAPSGSSSGGVGIIYPLITRVRQRANTIGNDERNGQSPNEPARSSTHPNQQSIPQSSQAHEAGNLESVADVNVGNGSETSPGQQNGLVTLSQIMDLLGSMLPGENVRGNSSSQQAPTSSAEQVDGRNSATTQVSGASEEALHFASMVRQIMPFISQVETQNQSAPPDTSSTHAQAASGSANRARDDPRDSTSSHQHNRDQIDEPNSKRQRFSD, encoded by the exons ATGGAGAGTACTTCAGATGTGCAAATGCAACATTGTGCTGAAGATTCAGAGACTACAATTGAGATCAAAATCAAGACCTTGGATTCTCAGACATACAATTTGCGTGTGAATAAATGT GTGCCGGTTCCTCTGTTGAAAGAAAAAATTGCTACTGTAACAGGAATATTGTCTGAACAACAACGCTTGATTTGCCGTGGGAGAGTCCTAAAGGATGATGAACTCTTGTCTGCTTATC ATGTTGAAGATGGTCATACATTGCATCTTGTTGTTAGACAACCAGGCCAGTCAGCTCCATCAGGAAGTGCAGGAACTGAAG CTAATGCATCAAATTCTGGTCGTCGTCGTGGTCCCACAGTGGCAAGAAGTGTTGTACTTGAGGCTGTTAATGTGGATCCCGGGAGCAGTGAACTCCCAGCTTTTGTTGCCCAG ATTCTCCAAAGCGTGCTTGGATCAATAAGCGCACAATCTTCG GGTGCTCCGGCATCTTCTGACACCAGACCTTCAGAACCTACACAATCTTCCATCCCAAATACTGTAAGAGTTGAACTTGACCAACAACAAACTCCTCTGCTTTTCCAGTCTGAGCCAGCACATGGGTCATCACAACCAAAT GTAATCCCTGATGCCTTGACAACTATGTCTCAGTACATTGACTTTATGAGGGACTCATTTAGGAGGGAAGGCTTTAATCATAATG GACAAGCAGAGGGTAATGTGGAAAACAGAACTGCAGGAAGTACTAGTGTTGGTGGTACACAAAATCAGGAAACCCAGCCTGAATCAACTTCTACACTTGGGCTTCATACTGCATCTTTGCTAGCTGAAACTATGCACTCTACTAGGCAAATTGTTGTTGAACAGGCCGGTGCATTGCTATCT CAACTCTCAGCTCAATTGGGAGATCTTCAGAACGTAACTGATCCTGCAACACGAAGGGACCTTCAAAGCAGTGCATTTCGCTCAGGATCTCTCCTTCAGAACCTTGGTTCTTTGCTTCTGGAACTTGGCCGCACCACAATGCTGCTGCGTATTAATCCTGCATCT TCAGAAGCGGTTGTAAACTCTGGACCAGCTCTTTATATATCTCCATCAGGGCCTAATCCTCTTATGGTTCAA CCTGTTCCATTTTTTCCAGGAAGGTCTGTCCAAATGGGTACATTATTTTCTGGTCTTGGTTCGCAAGGGTCTGTTTTACATCCAAGAGATGTTGATATCCATGTCCGTACAG GTGGGTCTGTGCCTGTAGCCAGTACTAACCCAAGTGAGACGGCTGGTGCACAAGCGAATAGGACAGGAGAGGTTTCGCATGCAAATATTGGTGAAGCATCTGCAGGGGTTGCAGGTGGCACTCCTTTTTCTGTTGAGTCTGGAGTTAGACTATTGCCACTTAGAACAGTGGTTGCCATGCCTGCTGGTATCAGTCGTGCTCCATCAGGGTCTTCTAGTGGAGGTGTTGGTATTATCTATCCACTGATCACCAGAGTTCGACAAAGAGCAAACACTATTGGTAACGATGAACGAAATGGTCAATCTCCAAATGAACCTGCTCGTAGTAGCACCCATCCTAATCAACAATCAATTCCTCAGTCATCTCAAGCTCATGAAGCAG GTAATCTGGAATCTGTAGCTGATGTCAATGTGGGAAATGGCTCTGAGACCTCACCTGGGCAGCAGAATGGCCTGGTCACTCTCTCTCAGATAATGGACCTTCTTGGATCAATGCTCCCTGGAGAAAATGTTAGAGGAAATAGCTCGAGTCAGCAAGCACCAACGTCTTCTGCTGAGCAGGTAGATGGTAGAAATAGTGCAACAACACAAGTGTCAGGAGCCAGTGAGGAGGCGCTACACTTTGCTAGCATGGTCAGACAAATTATGCCATTTATCTCCCAAGTTGAAACACAGAATCAAAGTGCTCCACCAGACACTAGCAGCACACATGCACAG GCTGCATCTGGGAGTGCAAACAGAGCAAGGGATGACCCAAGAGATTCTACGAGTTCCCATCAACATAACCGCGACCAAATTGATGAGCCTAATTCTAAAAGACAAAG ATTCAGCGACTGA
- the LOC117842267 gene encoding salutaridine reductase codes for MDATVSNPSIKRIALVTGGNKGVGLETCRQLATKGLKVVLTARNEARGLEALEAIRRSGGVAEVFFHQLDVTDPSSAARLADFVRGQFGRLDILINNAGISGVDRDPVLVAKVKDQVESMDVNQRVEWMRENSKETYEEAKQCMRTNYYGAKIVTEALLPLLQLSSSGRIVNVSSGFGLLRNFNSEELRKEFDDIDNLTEKRLEELLDLFLEDFKANLLEAHGWPTGGSSAYKVAKAALNAYTRVLAKKYPTLRINCLTPGYVKTDMSMHMGVLTLEEGARNPVKVALLPDDGPNGAYFDLNGEASFV; via the exons ATGGACGCGACCGTCTCGAATCCGTCGATCAAGAG AATCGCGCTGGTCACCGGGGGAAACAAGGGGGTCGGTCTCGAGACGTGCCGGCAGCTGGCGACCAAGGGGCTCAAGGTCGTCCTGACGGCGAGGAACGAGGCGAGGGGGTTGGAAGCGCTCGAGGCCATCCGGCGCTCCGGCGGCGTCGCCGAGGTTTTCTTCCACCAGCTCGACGTCACCGACCCCTCCAGCGCCGCCCGGCTGGCGGATTTCGTCAGGGGCCAGTTCGGGAGGCTTGACATCCTG ATCAATAATGCTGGGATTTCAGGTGTTGACAGAGATCCAGTTTTGGTTGCCAAAGTCAAGGATCAG GTTGAAAGCATGGATGTGAACCAGAGAGTTGAATGGATGAGAGAAAATTCAAAAGAGACATATGAGGAAGCTAAACAGTGTATGAGGACGAACTACTATGGTGCCAAGATTGTCACAGAGGCACTGCTTCCCCTTCTTCAGTTATCCTCCTCTGGAAGAATTGTCAATGTTTCGTCAGGCTTTGGACTGCTGAGA AACTTCAACAGTGAAGAACTTAGGAAGGAGTTCGATGACATAGACAATCTTACTGAAAAGAGACTGGAGGAACTGTTGGATTTGTTCCTAGAAGATTTCAAGGCCAACTTACTAGAGGCACATGGGTGGCCAACAGGTGGATCTTCAGCCTACAAAGTTGCCAAAGCGGCCCTTAATGCATACACAAGGGTTCTTGCTAAGAAGTATCCTACACTGCGTATCAACTGTCTGACACCTGGTTATGTCAAGACCGATATGTCTATGCACATGGGAGTATTGACACTTGAAGAGGGTGCTCGCAACCCTGTGAAGGTTGCTCTCTTGCCTGACGATGGGCCAAATGGTGCTTATTTTGATCTGAATGGGGAGGCATCCTTTGTGTGA